ACCGTCCGCGGCGCTGATCGCGGCAACCGCCAACAGTGCTAGGGCCATGCGTCAACTGGAGGATCGTGGGATGATCGAGGTCGGTAAGCGCGCCGATCTCGTGCTGATCAAGGGCGTCCCCTGGGATACGATCAGCGATGTCCGCAAGACCGATCGGGTCTTCGTCGACGGCAAGCTCGTCTTCGGGCCTGGCGCGCCGCCGCTGAACCCGGTGGTGCCGATGCCGCCGGTGGCGGTCGGCCCGCTCGTGGACGATTTCGAAAGGCCAGATGGCCGTTCGAACCTCGACACGCTGGTGGTGACCGAGCCCGACAGTGGTCTTGGTCGAAGCATTGAGATGATCGATACGATCGCCCGCGAGGATGGCGGCCATGCGCTGACCATGATCGGCACGATGGCTTTCAAGCCCGAACCGCAGATCGCGGTCGTGCTGCCCCTCACCAAAGGCTCGGTCCAGCCTGCAGACGTTCGGAAGTATAAGGGCGTGAAGCTTGATCTGCGCGGCGATGGCCCGTTTGAAGTCGCGCTCAACACGCTGGGAGGCACGTATATCGCGACCGTCAGCGGTGGGCCCAAATGGCAAACTGCGGAATTGCCATTTGCCGATTTCAAGAAGCAGACAGGCCGCGCCGAATTTCCTGCCGATCATTGGACCGGGACGGACGTGATGGAGATCGAGGTCAGAGCCAAACGGAAAGGCGGAGAAAAAGCGTGGCTCGTACTCGATAACATTGCGTTCTACTGAGATTGCCTGGCCGTGGCGTTCTCCCCCTGATGCCCGCAACGGCACCGCACCGCCGATCGTCGCTTTGCAGCCGCGGGTTCTCGACGGCATCAGGTCGCTCTGGCTGACGCCAGCATCGGCTTTGGGTCTGTCTTTCCGGGAAACCGGGGGCCTGTAACAGACGAAGTCGAGCCGTCGCTCGACCTGTGTCAGAGCGGCTGTTCTCGCCGAGCCCCGCCATTTGCGTCGACCACGGCCTGACGATGCGGGGCGAACGTCGAAAGCCTCACTTGTTCCGAAAGCGGGCTCAACATCGGTTCTCCTGCGGGCAGGGACGGGCGCCCTGTCGGACGGATGGTGCCTGCGCCTGGGTGGGCTCGCGCAGGCACCTGTCTATCAACCGTTCAGGCGATCCCTGATGGCCTTGGCCGGCGCAAATCCGAGCTTCTTGGACGCTGCGATCGTGATCGCCTCGCCTGTCGCAGGGTTCCGGCCCTTACGCTCGGGCTGATCCTTCACCTTGAACTTGCCGAAGCCCGCCAGCGACACTTCGTCGCCCTTGGCCGCCGCGTCCGCGATCGCGGCAAACACGGCATCGACCAGCTTTTTGGCATCAGCCTTCGCGATGCCCTGGTCGTTCGCCAGTGCCTCGGCGAGGTCAGCATTGTTCATGTCTTCGGTCCTCCTTACACTCATCGAAAAAACGATGCCGGGCAAGCCGTGGCCGCCCCTTTGCACCGTCGACCCCGCCATAAACGGCTCGCTTTGGGAGGAAAGCCCCCAGCAGCCGCGGGCCCTGCGTTCAGGCCTCGGGACCCAGTGCTCTGATGGCTCTGCGTGGACTGTGGTGCGTGGGCGGACGTTCTTAACTCTTCCAGACGATATCGAGGCGTGCACGAAATTAGCCATTTGCCATCGACCCTGCGATATTGGTCGGCGTAGATGCCGAGCAACAGAAGGGGGTTGGGATCGGGCTTCGACGCGGTCTCGAAATCGATCAGATAGCAGCGCCCGGATGCCGCATCGCCGTTCAGGGCGATGTCGTGATTGGCAATCGCGTGGACGAACGGATAATCGCGTGGACGAACGCATAATGGTTGCGTGCATCGCGATCATAGCGCCGATACGCTTCGGCAAGGCCGGCCTTGATGGCGGGAAGCCCGGACATCTCGCCATCGGCCACCGCAACCACGGCATCGGCCGTAAAGACCTGATCGAAGCCTTCAAAGTCGCCGCCACCCAGGCAGCGCGCATGACGGATCCGCAACTGGCGGATCTCCTCGACATCGAGCAGTGCTGTCAGCCGTCCGTCGAACATGGGATGCATCTCACGCATACTGCACCGCCTGACGTTCTTCGGACCAGACCGGGTAATCGGTATAGCCTCGCTCGCCTGACGAGCCGTACCAGGGGGCGCGATCCGCAACGTTGATCGGGCGGTCATGCCGCATCCGCTCGACGAGATCGGGGTTGGCGATAAAGGGACGGCCGAATGCGATCAGGTCGAGATCTCCCGACTGCAAGGCCAGTTCACCGCTGTCCTTGGTGAAGCCTCCGGCGGCGATGAGCGGACCTGTATATGTCTTGCGGAACGAGGCGGCGAAGCTGTCGGGCGTTTTCTCGGCCCCGATCGTCAGCTGGTCGCTCAGACGAACATAGGCTAGTTCGCGCTTTTCGAATTCCGCTGCGAGTGTGACCCAGATCTTTGCCTCTCCAATATACGGCTCCATGCCGAACAGTCGCCCGAACGGCGATATCCGGACGCCGACCCGGCTGCCGCCGATTTCTGAGGCGATCGCATCGAGCGTCTCGAGCATGAAGCGGAGCCTGTTGCCGATCGAACCGCCATAACGATCGTCCCTTCGATTGAGTGCGCCGTTGACGAACTGCTCGAACAGATAACCGTTGGCACCGCGCAGTTCGACCCATCGAAGCCCGCATCCACGGCCACTCGCGCGGCGCGCACGAAGTCCTGGGTGATCCTGGCGACCTCTTCTGTTTCAAGGGTGCGCGGTGGGCTCGCCAGTACGCTCGCCGGTTCTCCCGCTTCGTTTCGCGCGAATGCCCAGGCATGCTCGCTTGTGGTCGCATTGGACGACACCGGTGCCCGGCCGTCCGTCTGCGATGATACGTGCGAGACGCGCCCGACATGCCATAGCTGCGCGAAAATCCGGCCACCTTCGGCATGCACGGCATCGGTTACGCGCCGCCAGCTTGCCGCCTGCTCCTGCGTGTAGAGGCCGGGATTGAACAGATAGCCGCATCCCTCAACCGACACGGGGGCGCCTTCGCTGATGAGCAGGCCGGCACCTGCGCGTTGGCGATAATAGAGGATCGTGAGATCATCGGGGATGGTGTCCGCTCGTGCACGGGTCATCGGTGCCATGACGATGCGGTTGCGCAGCGGCAGGCCCGCAAGATCGAACGGCTCGAACAGTTTGCTCATGCATGCATCCCTTGGAAAATGGCTGCGACGGATCTCGTCACAGCATCTCGGGGCGATTTAATTATATCTGGGAAGACGATAATCCGTTTGGCAGGAAGATCACTCCGTCCAAAAATTCCGGAGTGAAAGTTCAGGATTCCTTTGTCGGGCTGATGGAGTTCGTCACAACCGCGCGGATCGGGAGCTTCACATCTGCCGCAGCATCCCTCGGCGTCACGGGGGTCGGCGCTGGGGAAAAGCGTTTCGCGGCTGGAAGCCCGGCTCGGCGCGAAACTGTTGCACCGGACGACGCGGCGGCTGACTCTTACCGCCGAGGGACACGAATTTCTCGATGCATGCCACCGCGTGCTGGATCATCTGAACGAAGCGCAAATCGCTATAACTTCGGGCCGGGACACGCCGGTTGGGACCCTGCATCTTAGCCTGCCTGCCGCATTATTGGCTGGAGGCGGGTGCCGCGACCGGTCTGGCTGCTGAGGGATCCATCGGGTGTTATCGTGCCGCACGAAGTGAATGTACGGCTTGAGTTCAGGGATGGCGAAGCGATGGTCCAGGCGGTGCTTGCCGGCAGTGGGCTGGCCCAATTGCCGACCTGGCTTATCAGCGATCATCTCGCTCGGGCGCGCTGGTGCCAGTACTCGATCAGTTTGCAGGCGCCGAGATGCCGATCCACGCCTTATGGCCCAGTTCGCGCTATATGCAGCCACGCTTGCGCATCGTCATAGACGCCTTGGCAGACGCCGCCAGACGGGCCGGATCGGGCTTCAATCCTTGAGAAGGGGCAATCGCCCATTTTGTCTGTGAGCGTGTGCAGGATGCGAGCCTGTTCGCTTCGTCTTCGCAGATCCGCCTCCGGCAAAACCGCGATCCTGCCCAATTGATCGAATGAGGGGAGGAAATTGTCGGCACACAGTCGCGCCCCTAGACGAGATCGAGCGCACAGACGCCTCAAAGACGGTGTCTCTGTCGCCCCCGCGCAAACCCGGACCATCATTTCCAGCCGGGCAAGATCATTACCCGTCCGTGCGTTGAGCTAGGACAGAAGCTTCCGTACGCTGGCCTGGGCCGGGCGACGATCGGATCAGAAGGAGGAGCGGCCCTCGTGCCGACCTGCCTTCAGGAGAAGGTCCAGGGCACCTTCGATCAACTGCGCCATGAGCGTCGATGCACCTGCAGCATTGCCTCTGATGATGGCGTTCGCAACACGTCGGTGATCGATCGCGCTGGCGCGGCTGACACCGGCGTAGGAGTTGGTCCGCCGGATGCTGAACCGCAGCGTGGCTTCCGATAGATCGGTGAACTGGCGCATGAACCGGTTGTTGCTTGCCTCGATCACCGCACGGTGGAAGGCGATATCGGCCTCGAGTGGATCATCGTCATGGATTTCCGATGCGAACATCCGGTCGATCGCCGACATGATCGCCAGTCGCTGAGGCCCGGTCGCGCTGTTCGCGGCGAGGCCTGCAGCGCGAGGTTCGATCGCCATCCGCATCTCGGTGAAGTCGATCAGGAGATCGATCGAAAATTCACGTTCCAGCAGCCAGCGCAGCACGTCCGGGTCGAGCAAATTCCAGCTGTCCTCGCGCTGGACGACCGTGCCTGCCCGCTGACGGGGCCGCAGGAGGCCCTTTGCCGTTAGCATTTTAACGGCCTCGCGAACGACTGTCCGGCTCGCTCCATATTGCTCGCACAGGCGGGCTTCGAACGGGAATCCCGTCGTTTCCGTGAAGCGCTCGGTGACGATGGACCGGCCCAGATCCTCCACGATCCTGCGCGTGACGTTGCGGCTTTGCGTCTCGACGCTGGCGGCCGGGCTGCTTCTCTCTATCGATTCCATTCCGTTACCATAAGCGTGCGTCGTGATATGGTCAGCCGCTATCGCCGTCGCCGCTCCTCGAGTCGACCTTCCGTCTCTCATCAGCCGAGAAAGAGCGTCGGCGGCAGGCCGGCGACGCCCGGGGCGAGCTCGAAGAGGGCGCCCGCATGCCGTTCGTCCTCCCGTCCGATTGTCGAGGAGGTCACGAACAGACGGTCCAGCCTGTCGCCGGCGAACGCGCAGCTGGTGATATTGCTGGCAGGCAGCGCGATGGATGTCCGCCACACCCCATCCGGAGAGAAGCGGCTGATCCGTCCCCCGTCCCAGTGAGCGATCCAGATGCATCCCTCGGCATCGGTCGTCATGCCGTCGGGATACCCCCATTCCTCCTCGAACGTCAGCCATAAGCGCTTGCCCGAGAGCGAGCCGTCCCGCGCCATATCGAAGGCGTAGATCTGCCGTGCCGCACTGTCGGTATGATAGAGGGTGCGCCCATCGGGAGAGAAAGTGGGGCCGTTGGCGATGCCGTATCCGTCGTCCTGTCGGGACCAGGAAAGCGACGGATCGAGCCGGTAGAGCGCGCCGGACGCAAGTTGATCGCTGTCATCCTTCGATCCGGCCCAGATGCGTCCCATAGGATCGACCTTCGCATCGTTGAGGCGGTTCTGAGGGCGGTCGGATTCGGGTGTCCCGATGGCGCGCCTGGCCCCAGTCTCGAGATCTAGGAAGTGGAAGCCGCTGCGAAAGCCCGCGACGAAATCGGTGGCACCGGCGCGGGGAAGTACCCAACCGACCGGCTCGTCGACGGGCATTGTATCGACACGTCCGTCCTCAAGTGACAGGCGATGGACGCACGGTGCGAGAATATCGACCCAAACCAATTCGCCACGTGCCGGATCCCAGACGGGGCCTTCACCGAGCGTATCACGCACCGCGCGTTCGACAATCTTCATGCTCCGGTACCTCCCGGAGCAAAAAGTACGATATTTTCTTGACCCCTGTCGAGGCGGCTTGGTACGACCGCTCCATCGTTCCGGCCGTATGCGTGCGGACGGTGCCCTCACAGAATGAGGACCAGCCACGACAGCATCCGGTCCGGCTGCCGGTTCGTGCTCGTCCCATCAATCATAAGGATCATCAGGATGTCGAACGGCTCAGTCGACCGGATCGGCCGTATCGAATGCTTCCTGGTGCGCCCTCGCTGGGTGTTCGTCCGCGTGGAGACGGCGCAGGGCGCGGTCGGTTGGGGCGAGGCGACGCTGGAGGGGCATGCTGAGGCGGTGGTCGGGGCGTTCGAGGCAATCCGCGATCGGCTTGTCGGGCATGATCCCGATCGGATCGAGGATGCCTGGCAGATGCTGCACCGTTTAGGCTTTTACCGCGGCGGTCCCGTCCTTCTCTCCGCCATATCAGGGGTCGATCAGGCCTTGTGGGATATCAAGGCCCGCAAGCTTGGCGTTCCTGTCTACCAGCTTCTTGGCGGACGCGTGCGGGATCGGATTCCAGTTTATGCCTGGATTGGTGGCGATCGGCCGAGCGACGTGGCCGATGCCGCCCGGGCGCGTCTCGCGCAGGGATTCGCCGCCGTGAAGATGAACGGCACCGAGGAGATTGGCTGGCTCGACAGTCCGGCCCGGATCGACGAGGTGGTCGCCCGTATCGGGGAAGTCCGCGCGGTCGGCATCGATGTCGGTGTCGACTTTCACGGGCGGGTACACAAACCCATGGCCCGAATGGTGCTACGGGCGATCGAACCGTTGCGACCGCTTTTTGCCGAGGAAATCGTGCTGAGCGACAATCCTGCGGTGGTGGCGGGTCTTGCGTCTTTCAGCAGTGTGCCGCTGGCGCTTGGAGAACGGCTTTACAGCCGCTGGGATGTCCGGCCGTTCCTGGAAAGCGGTGCGATCGACATCATCCAGCCCGACCTGGCGCATGCGGGTGGCATATCGGAGGCACGCCGGATCGCGGCCATGGCGGAAACCTATGATGTCGCCTTGGCGCCGCATTGTCCGATCGGTCCGATCGCGCTTGCCGCATGTCTCAATCTGGCGGCTGCGACCCCCAATTTTGTGATCCAGGAGATCTCGCTGGGCATTCATTATAACGGGCCCTCGCAGGATCTGATGACCCTGATGAAGAACCCCGAAATCTTCGAGATCAGCGGCGGATCGATCGCGATTCCCTCAGCGCCTGGCCTTGGTGTCCAGATTGACGAGGAGGCGGTGCGCGCGATGGCGCGGGATCCGCATCGGTGGCGCAATCCGGCCTGGCGAGGGCCGGACGGGGAGTTGCGCGAATGGTGAGCCGAAGCGTCATCGTAACGGGCGGGTTGGGCGATATCGGTTTCGCAGTGGCCCGGGCCTTCGCGCAAGAGGGCGCGTCGATCCTGCTGGTCGATGCGCGGGAGGACACAGAGGGCACCCCCGCCTCGCTTCTTGCGATGGGGGCGGCGGCTGCCCGTTCCGTTGTGACGGACGTCGGGGACGACAAAGCGGTCGCAGCAGCCGTCGACGCCGCGATTGGCAGCTTCGGTGGGCTGGACGTCGTGGTTAACGTTGCCGGGATGATGATCTACAAGGCGATCGCCGAACTGGGCGCAGCCGATTGGCAGCGTCTTCTCAGTGTCAATCTCGTCGGTGCGGCGCTGTTTACCGCGCATGCCTTTCGTCACATGCGGCCCGGCGGATGCATCGTGAACGTCGCGTCGGTCCATGCGCGCCGTACATCGGCCCTGGTTGCTCCTTATGCCGCTGCCAAGGCCGGCTTGGTGAGCTTGACGCGGTCGGCCGCAATCGAGGGCAAGCCACTCGGTATCCGCGTCAACGCGGTGCTGCCCGGAGCCATCGACACGGCGATGCTGCGCGCCAGTCCGAATATTAAATCCGGAGCGGAGGTGATCGATCCGGCCGATGTCGGCCAGCCGGACGACATTGCGGAACTGACCGCATTTCTTGCATCGGACGCCGCGCGCTTCATCACCGGCGAAGACATTGTCGCGGACGGCGGCAGGATGGGGAGCCTCTGAATGCAGATCATGGATGCCGGCGCGCCGGAAGGGCCGGTCGCGCCTCTCTCTTCGGCGCCGCCGACCGTCTGGCTCGCGGCCGGCGTGTCCGCGCTCGGCGGCCTGCTGTTCGGCTACGACTGGGTCGTCATCGGCGGAGCGAAGCCTTTTTACGAGGCGCGCTTCGGCCTTACCGCGCCGACCGACCAGGCCTGGGCCGTCAGCTGCGCGCTAATCGGCTGCTTGGCCGGCGCGATGGTGTCGGGCGGGGTCGCGGATCGCTGGGGGCGCAAACCCGGTCTCCTTCTGTCCGCGCTCATTTTCGCTGTGTCCTCGATCGGAACGGCGCTCGCGGGTGGCTTCGGCACCTTCGTGCTCTGGCGGATTGCGGGGGGCGTTGCCATCGGCATGGCGTCCGGCCTGTCGCCCCTGTACATCGCCGAGATCGCGCCGCCTGCCCATCGCGGCCGCCTGGTGTGCCTCAATCAGATCGCGATCGTGCTCGGTCTGCTGGCGGCTCAGATCGTCAACTGGCTGATCGCAGAACCCGTCGCTCCTGATGCGACGACGGCCATGATCGCCCAGTCATGGAATGGCACGACCGGCTGGCGCTGGATGTTCGCAGCGGCGGCCGTGCCTGCGGCAGCCTTTTCGATCGGCGCGGCCCTGATCCCTGAAAGCCCTCGCTTTCTGGCGCATCACGACAAATGGGGTGCGGCGCATCAGGTCCTTGCGCGCCTGTTCGGGGAAGCCGGAGCGGATGCAGCGCTCGAGGATATCCGCGCCGCGCTTTCGGCCGCACCGGGCCGCAGCCTGGCAGCCGTCCTTTCCGAGCCGCGGTTCCGACGGGTTCTGGCGATCGGGATCGTCATCGCTGTGTTGCAACAGTGGTGCGGAATAAATGTAATATTTAATTACGCGCAGGAGATTTTCGCGGGCGCGGGCTATGCGGTGTCCGATACGCTGTTTAACATCGTCATCACCGGTGTCGTGAATTGTGTTTTCACGTTCCTGGCTCTGGCCACCGTGGAGAAATGGGGCCGCCGCCGGTTACTGCTGCTCGGCTGCGCCGGTCTGGCGCTCATCTATGCGGCAGTCGGCGCAAGCTATGTCGCGGGCGTACAAGGCTGGCCGCTGCTCCTGCTCGTTGTCGTGGCGATCGCCATCTATGCCATGACATTGGCACCGATGACGTGGGTGGCCTTATCCGAGATATTCCCAGGGGAAGCGCGTGGAGCCAGCATGGCGATCGCGACAACCGCTTTGTGGGCCGCCTGTTTCCTGCTGACCTACAGCTTCCCCATCCTCAATGCGGCAGCCGGCACAGGCATGACGTTCTGGATATACGGCCTGGTCTGCGCAGCGGGCTTCGTGTTCATCTTCCGGACGCTGCCAGAGACGAAGGGCAAGACGCTGGAGCAGATCGAGCAAGATTGGCGGTAAACCCGATCGAGGGCGGGAAAGGATCGCCGGTCGCCTCCGCTTTGGCGGGCGCCTGCTGTCCATGCGTCGGCGAGAGACGGATGGCGCACGGCGCGGCACGGTCCAGCATGCCTTCGATGGCCCGCGCCGTCCGATATCGCGAGGCGCGGGCAAACGGATCCAGACGGTTCGCCCGGTCAGTCGCGCCGCAGACGAACCGCTGTGATGGCGCGCGGAGCAGCGATTGCAGTCGGGACGGATGAACCGGCCGCGCAGGGGGCCTGTCCAACCAGCCGGCCGTCCCTCGTCACCGATGCTACTGTCCAGCGCCCCTTGGGTAGGCTTGCGGTTGAAAATGGCAGCAGCCGGTCGTAAGGACCGTGGTTCACATGGACGGCGACAGCTTCGCGCCCATCCGCGGACAGAGCGGTGATCGTATCGGGATCGTCGTTGCGGACGAGACGGAAGCCCGGGCGGATGGCATGGCTGAAGGTCGCCATCGCCCAATATTTCGATGTTATATGGACGCTCGTATCGGCCGGGTGCGCCTGCGACATGTCGGCACGGAGCAAACCCCAGTTCGACCCCTTGTCCTCGCCCACGGCGCTCGGCTCCACGGCCTGCCAGAAAACCCAGCCGGCAGGTTCGAGCCGCTTGAAATCGAGGACGAGCTGCTCACCCAAGGCCAGCGCGGACGAGACGTTGTCGAAATCCTGGACGCTGTTGGGTGCCGACAGATCGACCTCCGACATCCATAAGGGCAGGCCGGTCACCGCCGCGACATCACGCGGTCCGGTTGCGCCGGTCGTGCTGTAGCTGTGCACGTTCAACTGCCGCACGACCGCCTTCGCACCTTCCGAATATCTCGACCAGTCTTTGACGAACGTGTCGTGATTGGTCTCGTCCATTGCCGACAGGATGGCGCCCGAGCGATGCGCGCGCAGTACGCGATCTGTCGCTTCCAGCATGCGGGCCTGGCCTTCGGGCGAGAAGTAATTGCCCTCCTGGCGGTTCCCGGACACCCAGTAAGGCGTGTTGGGCTCATTGAGCGGGGCTATGCTGTGGAAGCGTACGCCGTGGCGCCGTTCCAGTCCTTGCATGGCGCCTACGAGATATTCGGCGAACAGTGCCTCTTGTCCCGGACGGAGATTGGGCTGGTAGGGTTTGGCCGCGCCAGCGACATCGCCGCTGACAGTCATGAACCAGGGCGGCGAATAGCTTGAGGCTTCGAGAAGGAGAGTCGCCGCAGGTACGCGTGCCTTGACCGCCTCCAGCCACCATTGCTGCCCGCTGTCGGCCGACCAATCCCACATTGCCGGATTGTCGGGGTGCCACCAGTCGGTTCCGGTGGCGCCAGCCGGCATGCGCCACAGGCCAGGCACATTGGCATTTGCGCGCGCGAGCGGAGGTGAACCGGGCTTTCTCCCGCCGCCGATATTGTAGCGCGCGATCGTCCAGCCAAGCCCGTCGGCGCCGTAGAGAAGGTCGGCGATGCGCGAGCGGACAGGGTCAGGCCAATTGCCCGTGGTGCTTGCAAACCAGGCCAGCGACGTGCCCCATCCTTGAAACGTCGTGCGTGGCCGTGCCCAGTCGGCGCCCAGTTCGATGAGGATTGGCGCTCGGCATCGCCCTTCAACAGCCGGACGGTGTACAGGCGGTGCGGCCGGAAGAGGAGACGTCGCACCGAGGCAGGCGACCATCACCCAGAGTGCGCAATTGCCGGCGGGGCGCCGAAATCTCCTGGTCATGCTCATGCTTTCACCAGGCTACGAAGCTGCTCGGGCGAGACTCGGACGGCCGGGCGGAAGCCCGTTCCGCTCATGTAGCGCTCAAGGCTTGCGACCAACTGGCGGCTGACAGGGTCCGCTGCGTCCGCTCCATCGAGCGCAAAACCGCAGATGATGGCACGTCCCCTGCCCACCGTGACTTCGATGACGAGCCCCAGCGGTCGGGCCGTGAACCAGTCATCGATGATGCGGACGATCGGTGTGACGCCTGCCGGTAGAAGGTCGAGCCGGAGCGCGCCGGCCCTGTGCAACAGATACCACCACTGCCAGTTGCTGTGCGCGTCCGTGGGGAAATCGGCCAGGGCATCGTGGCGTGGGTCACACAGGATGCCGAGCGTCGTTGGCGCCTGGCCCTCCGTCCACAAAGTGTTCCAGAAGATCGACGAGAAGCCGAGCTTGACCGGATTGGTCTTGTGGTTGGCGACGTCCGACCCGGGGAGACCGATGAGCGCATCGCCGCCCGATGCAAGATGCTGAAGGACGGCCTCGTCGATGTGGTTCGCACGCAGGATCGTGCTGGCTGCGGGTGCCAGCGCAGGCGTGGGATAGACCCAGAGGTCCCAGTCATTTTCCGCGACGACCCTGCCGTGCTGGCGGATGGTCACCAGCAGTCGTGCCGCCGTGGCCTGACGGACCGACAGGGTCGCAGTGGCGGCCAGCGACAGCGGCGCATTGCCGAGCGGAACGAGGCGCGACGGGAAGCCGCCTTGGGCCAGTTCCGTCCCCGACGTCGATGCGATCGACCAGTCGATCGCCGCATCATCCAGCGGCGTCGCACCGAAGTTCGCCACGTCGATCGTGAAGGCGAACGATGCGCCCGATTGTACAATCCGGCTGTCCATGCGTGCGAGCGGGACGACCGGTGCGCAGAAGCGTCGATATTCGGGTCCGCTCACATAGCCTTTGTCATCCCAGAAGGGATCCAGCACGCCGACGAGGGCCGTTCCCTGACCCGGGAAATCCTGAAGTCCAAGGAGCTGGAAGCCGCCCATTCCATGCGTCCGCAGCGCGCTTTCGATATCTTCCTTGTAGCACAGCACTTGCAGCCGGCCGGACGCGTAGAGAAATTCAGGTGCATAGCCGATCAGACCGTTGTCTCGCAGGCGGTCTTCGAAAATGTCGAAATTCTTGGCTTTCAGATATCCGGTGTATTTTCTGCGTTCGTCGAGATTAGGGTAGACGCACCATTGCCCGATTTCGTGGCTGATCACGGGCACGCGATATTGTCCGATGAAGTCGCGATAGTCCGTCTGCGTTTCCGGCGGTTTGGCGTTGATGCGCGACTTCAGCTCGTCAGCCCATTGGTGGATCCGCGGGAGCGGCGTCACATGATACTGGTTCTCGTCGATCGACGGCCAGCCGGATCCCGAGGTCCACAGCCTGCGCGCATCGCGCTCGCGATAGTGGCGGACATAGGCTGCGAGGAACGTGTCGCGCTGCGCTTCTTCCGTCTTGGGCGTGCTGTTGCCTGGCTCGTTGCCGTGCGTCATCAGCACGAAGGAGGGGTGGTTCCCGTGCGCCGCGAGCACGCGATCTGTCTCGCTATAGACCCACTTGTCGACCGGCAGGCCGGCGCCGATCCGTACCGACTGATTGGCCCAGACCGTCTCGATCTGCACATAGACGCCTGCCTCGTCGGCTGCATCGAAGGCGGCTTCGGGCGGGCAATAACTATGGAAGCGCAGATGATTGAGGCCGTAGTCCTTGATCCGGCGCATGATCCGGCGCCAGCTCTCGATATCGGTCGGCGCGTGCCCGGACAGCGGGAATATGCTGCACTCCAGGGCGCCCCGCATCATGGCCGGCCGGCCGTTGATTTCGAAGCCCGTGGGCGTAGGCGTCAACGCCCGCCAGCCGAACCGGCCGTGCCAGGTTTCTCCGTTGGTCAGCCGTACCGCAACGTTGTGGAGAATTGGGTTGAACTCGTCCCACGGCTTCAGCGCAGCGGTATCGGCGGGCGAGGGGCGGATTTGCGCCTCGAAAATTCCCTTCATGCCCTGCCATGAAACGGTCGCGCTGACGGTCTGGCCGGCGAGTTCGATCGCCGCGCCGTCGATCGTCTGCGCGTTCGCCATGCGTGCGAGCTGGCCGCGCACGGTGAGTGTGCGATCGGCATAGGAGGGATGAAGATCGATCCGGTCTATCCAGACCGGCTCGGTTGCGCGCAATTCGATGCGCCCGGCAATGCCGTTCCAATTGCCCTGGGTATGATCGGTTACGCCATGCCCGTTATAGCCGACCTCGACGATCATCCGGTTATCGACCCTGATCGTGAGGCGATGCGGGCCTGGCTCCAATGTGCCAAGATCGTAAAGGTGGGGGACGTGCAGCGCATCGCTTCGGCCGATCGACCGGTCGCCGATCCAGACCCGGGTCTCCCAATGCGGTCGTTCGAGAAAAAGTTCGACGCGCTTGTTTCGCCAGGTCTCGGGGATCGTGATGTCACGTTGGTACCAGGCAACACCACGGTACCAGCTGTCGGGCTGCAGGAAAAAGGGGACCTTGAAATGAGCGGGATCCCGGTAGCGGGCATAATCGGGCGACGTGAAGAATGAGCGGTCGTTGATATC
This DNA window, taken from Sphingomonas sp. AP4-R1, encodes the following:
- a CDS encoding sugar-binding domain-containing protein, which gives rise to MKASGFLENRVGRRAFVQSLGAAPFLGLFAAGAQAATLPNAQAADLAAIWRRALDPSDKGLKARWFGHALADALPLPGSLEERRVGNPVTIDTPWTGDINDRSFFTSPDYARYRDPAHFKVPFFLQPDSWYRGVAWYQRDITIPETWRNKRVELFLERPHWETRVWIGDRSIGRSDALHVPHLYDLGTLEPGPHRLTIRVDNRMIVEVGYNGHGVTDHTQGNWNGIAGRIELRATEPVWIDRIDLHPSYADRTLTVRGQLARMANAQTIDGAAIELAGQTVSATVSWQGMKGIFEAQIRPSPADTAALKPWDEFNPILHNVAVRLTNGETWHGRFGWRALTPTPTGFEINGRPAMMRGALECSIFPLSGHAPTDIESWRRIMRRIKDYGLNHLRFHSYCPPEAAFDAADEAGVYVQIETVWANQSVRIGAGLPVDKWVYSETDRVLAAHGNHPSFVLMTHGNEPGNSTPKTEEAQRDTFLAAYVRHYRERDARRLWTSGSGWPSIDENQYHVTPLPRIHQWADELKSRINAKPPETQTDYRDFIGQYRVPVISHEIGQWCVYPNLDERRKYTGYLKAKNFDIFEDRLRDNGLIGYAPEFLYASGRLQVLCYKEDIESALRTHGMGGFQLLGLQDFPGQGTALVGVLDPFWDDKGYVSGPEYRRFCAPVVPLARMDSRIVQSGASFAFTIDVANFGATPLDDAAIDWSIASTSGTELAQGGFPSRLVPLGNAPLSLAATATLSVRQATAARLLVTIRQHGRVVAENDWDLWVYPTPALAPAASTILRANHIDEAVLQHLASGGDALIGLPGSDVANHKTNPVKLGFSSIFWNTLWTEGQAPTTLGILCDPRHDALADFPTDAHSNWQWWYLLHRAGALRLDLLPAGVTPIVRIIDDWFTARPLGLVIEVTVGRGRAIICGFALDGADAADPVSRQLVASLERYMSGTGFRPAVRVSPEQLRSLVKA
- a CDS encoding glycoside hydrolase, with the translated sequence MTRRFRRPAGNCALWVMVACLGATSPLPAAPPVHRPAVEGRCRAPILIELGADWARPRTTFQGWGTSLAWFASTTGNWPDPVRSRIADLLYGADGLGWTIARYNIGGGRKPGSPPLARANANVPGLWRMPAGATGTDWWHPDNPAMWDWSADSGQQWWLEAVKARVPAATLLLEASSYSPPWFMTVSGDVAGAAKPYQPNLRPGQEALFAEYLVGAMQGLERRHGVRFHSIAPLNEPNTPYWVSGNRQEGNYFSPEGQARMLEATDRVLRAHRSGAILSAMDETNHDTFVKDWSRYSEGAKAVVRQLNVHSYSTTGATGPRDVAAVTGLPLWMSEVDLSAPNSVQDFDNVSSALALGEQLVLDFKRLEPAGWVFWQAVEPSAVGEDKGSNWGLLRADMSQAHPADTSVHITSKYWAMATFSHAIRPGFRLVRNDDPDTITALSADGREAVAVHVNHGPYDRLLPFSTASLPKGRWTVASVTRDGRLVGQAPCAAGSSVPTAIAAPRAITAVRLRRD
- a CDS encoding sugar porter family MFS transporter, whose amino-acid sequence is MSALGGLLFGYDWVVIGGAKPFYEARFGLTAPTDQAWAVSCALIGCLAGAMVSGGVADRWGRKPGLLLSALIFAVSSIGTALAGGFGTFVLWRIAGGVAIGMASGLSPLYIAEIAPPAHRGRLVCLNQIAIVLGLLAAQIVNWLIAEPVAPDATTAMIAQSWNGTTGWRWMFAAAAVPAAAFSIGAALIPESPRFLAHHDKWGAAHQVLARLFGEAGADAALEDIRAALSAAPGRSLAAVLSEPRFRRVLAIGIVIAVLQQWCGINVIFNYAQEIFAGAGYAVSDTLFNIVITGVVNCVFTFLALATVEKWGRRRLLLLGCAGLALIYAAVGASYVAGVQGWPLLLLVVVAIAIYAMTLAPMTWVALSEIFPGEARGASMAIATTALWAACFLLTYSFPILNAAAGTGMTFWIYGLVCAAGFVFIFRTLPETKGKTLEQIEQDWR